One window of the Candidatus Zixiibacteriota bacterium genome contains the following:
- a CDS encoding Resolvase protein (modular protein), whose protein sequence is MPKLALYARKSMESEDRQVLSIDSQVRELKEFAIKQNLKVDFVFMESKSAKSPGRPVFANIVDQIQKGKLDGLICWKLDRLARNPVDGGALIWAMEEERLKAIHTPQRSFLNNGNDKFWMQLEFGMAKKYVDDLSDNVKRGLRAKISQGWMPGLPPLGYLNDRNTHTIIKDPKRFPIVRRMWDLMLTGAFSPMKILKIATSEFKLTSRKFARMGGGPIQYSTVYKIFTNPFYYGAILYNNELFSGSQKAMVTKSEFDRVQELLGLAGRPRPKQHAFPFTGLIKCGECGASITAENKTNRYGYKYIYYHCSKRKRSVICSQKAIEHKILEKQVSNFLSSLAISRDIRDWTFEILKELHDDERQKDKAILKSLHCRKESLREELAELVNLRLRRLLNDQEYLSKKSQLEQEQFRLRELLEDNEARFSHILKSCEDAFDFAYTAKNRFDNGSLEDKKAILCYCGSNLILSNGILQIKPHKPLELIRDTVKRPGFKNIRFEPHFGGYAIAKNAPCGSGVSNWLTLIKDVRTFYQENPDASTFKQTCMKVKKYFELRRNLIRARKHIQKRKPNEQKMKLINQKANQPLARLSGSP, encoded by the coding sequence ATGCCAAAACTCGCATTATACGCTCGCAAATCAATGGAGTCTGAGGATCGTCAGGTGCTTTCCATCGATTCGCAGGTTCGAGAACTCAAAGAATTTGCCATTAAGCAAAATCTCAAGGTTGATTTCGTATTTATGGAATCCAAATCCGCAAAATCACCTGGTCGGCCGGTCTTTGCCAACATTGTCGATCAAATCCAAAAAGGCAAGCTTGATGGCCTTATATGTTGGAAACTTGATAGATTGGCCCGCAATCCGGTGGATGGCGGAGCCTTAATCTGGGCTATGGAGGAAGAACGCCTAAAGGCCATCCACACCCCGCAACGGAGCTTTCTAAACAATGGCAATGATAAATTCTGGATGCAATTGGAGTTTGGCATGGCCAAAAAATACGTGGACGACCTTTCGGACAATGTAAAAAGAGGCCTGCGAGCAAAAATAAGCCAAGGCTGGATGCCGGGACTGCCGCCTTTAGGGTATTTGAATGACCGCAATACTCACACCATCATTAAAGATCCAAAGCGGTTTCCAATTGTCCGAAGAATGTGGGACTTGATGCTGACCGGCGCCTTTTCCCCTATGAAAATTCTGAAGATCGCCACAAGTGAGTTCAAATTGACTTCACGGAAATTTGCCCGCATGGGGGGTGGCCCGATACAATATTCGACCGTCTATAAAATATTCACCAACCCCTTTTACTACGGAGCTATACTCTACAATAATGAACTGTTTTCGGGATCGCAGAAAGCCATGGTTACCAAATCTGAGTTTGATCGCGTTCAGGAGCTCTTGGGATTGGCCGGACGGCCAAGGCCGAAACAACATGCATTTCCCTTTACCGGACTTATAAAATGCGGGGAATGCGGTGCTTCAATTACGGCTGAAAACAAAACAAATCGGTATGGTTACAAATATATCTACTACCACTGTTCCAAGCGGAAAAGATCGGTCATTTGCTCGCAAAAAGCTATTGAACATAAAATCCTAGAAAAGCAAGTTTCAAATTTTCTCTCCTCTCTAGCTATTAGCAGAGATATTCGGGATTGGACCTTTGAAATCCTTAAAGAGCTTCATGATGATGAGCGCCAAAAAGACAAGGCAATTTTAAAATCGCTGCATTGTCGGAAAGAGTCTTTAAGGGAGGAACTTGCTGAATTGGTTAATTTGCGACTTCGAAGGCTACTAAATGATCAGGAATATTTATCCAAGAAATCTCAACTCGAACAAGAACAATTTCGGTTAAGAGAGTTGTTGGAAGACAATGAAGCCCGCTTTAGCCACATCCTGAAATCATGCGAAGACGCTTTTGATTTCGCCTATACGGCGAAGAATCGCTTCGATAACGGCTCTCTTGAAGACAAAAAGGCCATTCTATGTTATTGCGGTTCGAACCTCATTTTAAGCAATGGAATACTACAAATAAAGCCTCATAAACCGTTGGAATTGATCAGGGATACAGTAAAACGTCCTGGCTTTAAAAATATTCGGTTCGAACCTCATTTTGGTGGCTATGCTATTGCAAAAAATGCTCCTTGCGGAAGCGGAGTATCTAATTGGCTCACCCTAATCAAGGACGTTCGAACCTTTTACCAAGAAAATCCTGATGCGTCTACCTTTAAACAGACCTGCATGAAGGTCAAAAAATATTTCGAGCTTAGGCGGAATCTAATTCGCGCCCGCAAACATATACAAAAGCGAAAACCGAATGAGCAGAAAATGAAATTAATCAACCAAAAAGCGAATCAACCCTTAGCCCGGTTATCTGGCTCGCCTTAA
- a CDS encoding hypothetical protein (Evidence 5 : Unknown function), producing MPLQQHHIDKLKTIYQKRFGTSLSDKEAWEMGIRLVNLFRLLLKSDQKKDEEVRTN from the coding sequence ATGCCACTTCAGCAACATCATATTGATAAACTCAAAACTATATACCAGAAAAGATTCGGCACTTCTCTAAGCGATAAGGAGGCCTGGGAAATGGGAATCCGTCTGGTGAATCTCTTTCGCCTTTTGCTAAAATCGGATCAAAAGAAAGACGAAGAGGTTCGAACAAATTAG
- a CDS encoding hypothetical protein (Evidence 5 : Unknown function) — MGGQNKNQIPNQIRRYRRKKHLRLRQVAYLAGLTGRSHISYWENGKKIPTLVNALKLSAIIQCPIEILFSGLFNSVRHEVFLKQQALLEKEDAK, encoded by the coding sequence ATGGGGGGACAAAATAAAAATCAAATTCCAAATCAAATACGAAGGTATCGCAGGAAAAAGCACCTTAGGCTCCGCCAAGTTGCCTATCTTGCCGGATTAACCGGAAGATCTCACATATCCTACTGGGAAAACGGCAAGAAAATTCCAACCCTGGTTAATGCCCTAAAATTATCCGCTATAATCCAATGTCCCATCGAAATATTGTTTTCCGGGCTTTTCAATTCAGTTCGCCATGAAGTTTTCCTGAAGCAGCAGGCTTTATTAGAAAAAGAAGATGCCAAATAG
- a CDS encoding hypothetical protein (Evidence 5 : Unknown function): protein MKSRIKRSLEKLRPIQITERDKNILLKVFDYRILSAEQINRLLFSSISRARKRLFQLWQHAYLNRVVMPTRMGDGSSAFFYTLSKIGAKLLINKWHYDLEPNTRSKISLQHSIHTSGINNFRISLELAVKLFDDLQLSFWKQGRGLKMVVDIIGKAGFLKVPIIPDAFFGLNLSGRDFYYFLEIDQGTTDLTRIRQKFKAYLSLWSKKENFVKLGIHSFRVIYITNSERRLKNMLQNLLYLKQQYSRLDIIAMRVINKSNPFDSACIYESNWNSIQNNGEVVAFSPFPFPQNSRSRQVNHQCVNQKPELAKGEHGSGG, encoded by the coding sequence ATGAAATCAAGAATTAAACGGTCATTGGAAAAATTAAGGCCGATTCAAATAACTGAAAGGGATAAGAATATCCTATTAAAAGTGTTTGATTATCGGATACTTTCGGCCGAGCAAATCAATCGATTACTCTTTTCTTCAATCAGTCGAGCCAGGAAACGGCTTTTTCAGCTGTGGCAACATGCGTATCTCAATCGAGTTGTTATGCCAACAAGAATGGGAGATGGTTCGTCAGCTTTTTTTTATACCCTATCCAAAATTGGCGCAAAACTTTTGATAAATAAATGGCATTATGATCTTGAGCCAAATACTCGCTCCAAAATTTCATTACAGCATAGTATCCACACGTCCGGGATCAATAATTTTAGAATTAGTCTTGAGTTGGCGGTCAAATTATTTGATGATCTGCAGTTGTCTTTTTGGAAACAGGGGAGAGGGTTGAAGATGGTTGTCGATATTATTGGGAAAGCCGGTTTTCTAAAGGTGCCAATAATACCAGATGCTTTTTTCGGATTGAACCTATCAGGAAGAGATTTTTATTACTTTTTGGAGATTGACCAAGGAACTACAGACCTAACTCGCATTCGGCAGAAATTTAAGGCCTATCTCTCTTTGTGGTCAAAGAAAGAAAATTTTGTCAAACTTGGCATTCACTCATTTAGAGTAATTTATATCACGAACTCTGAAAGGCGCTTAAAAAATATGCTTCAAAACCTTCTATATCTAAAACAGCAATATTCTCGGCTTGATATCATTGCGATGAGAGTAATAAATAAATCCAATCCATTTGATTCCGCCTGCATTTATGAATCGAACTGGAATTCAATTCAGAATAATGGTGAAGTCGTCGCCTTTAGTCCATTTCCTTTCCCTCAAAACTCCCGATCGCGCCAGGTAAACCACCAGTGCGTGAACCAGAAGCCTGAGCTAGCTAAAGGTGAGCATGGGTCCGGCGGATGA
- a CDS encoding hypothetical protein (Evidence 5 : Unknown function), whose protein sequence is MSKHPGLNIGINTIFWTLVNIAA, encoded by the coding sequence TTGAGCAAACACCCTGGGTTGAATATTGGAATAAATACAATATTTTGGACTTTAGTTAACATAGCCGCTTAG
- a CDS encoding Fimbrial protein pilA: MKIGFTKRRFPGFERWKQVKGFSLIELLIVLVIIGILAGLAIPRYMSSTTKAKQTEAKEILHQIFLLERSYFDENDEYWIPDDGTVADRDHPDAFLDIGVEIMASARYRYVITGNKENFTATATAEHLDDDPAIDQWQIDEKGLLRVLIDDSKTK; this comes from the coding sequence ATGAAAATTGGGTTTACTAAGAGGCGGTTTCCAGGTTTCGAAAGGTGGAAACAAGTCAAAGGGTTTTCACTGATTGAACTCTTAATTGTCCTGGTTATCATAGGCATTCTGGCAGGACTGGCCATCCCCCGCTATATGAGTTCCACAACCAAGGCCAAGCAAACAGAGGCCAAAGAGATATTGCATCAGATCTTTCTTCTTGAAAGGTCATATTTTGATGAGAATGATGAATACTGGATTCCTGATGACGGCACTGTTGCTGATAGAGACCACCCTGATGCTTTTCTGGATATAGGGGTAGAAATAATGGCTTCAGCCCGCTATCGTTATGTGATAACAGGCAATAAGGAAAATTTCACTGCTACTGCAACGGCTGAGCATTTGGATGATGATCCCGCCATAGACCAGTGGCAAATTGATGAAAAGGGCTTATTGCGGGTCCTTATAGATGATTCAAAAACGAAGTGA
- a CDS encoding hypothetical protein (Evidence 5 : Unknown function): MSMGPADEDRPHLPDAGVYCLNLCA, translated from the coding sequence GTGAGCATGGGTCCGGCGGATGAGGACCGTCCTCATCTGCCGGATGCGGGAGTCTATTGCCTAAATCTATGCGCGTAA
- a CDS encoding hypothetical protein (Evidence 5 : Unknown function) — protein sequence MSSEIIANLKSFIERGIQLLLGIDPTQLMRLRPTLKQRVKIESPHSTSLHEELVPDYLILFEYISRQLCKGDEFEGFKQRVESDPVIGPHMNTLVGTSESASRLTAEDLLRGFLWEYLVKTKYSTIFDSAVFNSTCMRYSNAFSSSVVNISYKAIIENFKMTEIDKVEVAPGLSIRGLDSTEVEDLWNNNLILQQLYPFSGLGAPVTSISAVLETTRQTAKRIGNIDPESRAPIPTPGVDVRADFDRVITALRMMNSGGVRAGLLFAESNSPWFMGGSTWVGTPFPNFFAQTYEFDTLKDLGLLKSLFNSIKSAEDKHSGALLVGIRRIGFSNERQQDEDKLLDLMIALEAFNLNEVGSPQERGELRFRLALYTAKFLGGDARQQRLIYNLVRKAYDLRSKVVHGEAFNQEQRNIVNQIAEIARTVGRNLLDLHQNGTKPDWEKLLGFKE from the coding sequence ATGTCATCAGAAATAATTGCCAACCTAAAGAGTTTCATTGAACGCGGCATTCAACTGCTTTTAGGTATTGACCCTACTCAACTTATGCGGCTTAGGCCGACGCTGAAGCAGCGGGTGAAAATCGAAAGCCCACATTCGACGAGCTTACATGAGGAGTTGGTTCCGGATTACCTTATTCTTTTTGAATACATTTCAAGACAACTGTGCAAAGGAGATGAATTCGAAGGGTTTAAGCAGCGAGTGGAATCTGACCCCGTTATTGGTCCTCATATGAATACATTGGTAGGAACCTCAGAAAGCGCAAGTAGGTTAACAGCAGAGGATTTGCTGCGGGGTTTTTTGTGGGAATACCTCGTCAAAACCAAATATAGTACGATATTTGATTCTGCTGTTTTCAATTCAACCTGTATGCGATATTCCAATGCTTTCAGCTCATCGGTAGTGAATATCTCATATAAGGCGATAATTGAGAATTTTAAAATGACAGAAATTGATAAGGTAGAGGTTGCGCCTGGGCTCAGCATTCGAGGGCTTGATTCTACTGAAGTGGAGGACCTATGGAATAACAACTTAATATTGCAGCAGCTTTACCCATTCAGCGGTCTCGGAGCCCCCGTTACTTCAATTTCGGCGGTACTAGAGACTACTCGTCAAACGGCAAAACGGATTGGCAACATAGACCCGGAAAGTCGTGCACCAATACCGACCCCAGGCGTTGATGTTCGCGCGGACTTCGACCGGGTTATTACCGCGCTCCGTATGATGAATTCCGGGGGCGTACGTGCAGGGTTATTGTTCGCAGAATCAAATTCCCCATGGTTCATGGGCGGTTCGACCTGGGTAGGGACACCTTTTCCCAACTTCTTTGCTCAAACCTATGAATTTGATACACTGAAGGACTTAGGTTTACTAAAGTCATTATTCAATTCCATAAAATCTGCCGAAGATAAACATTCCGGGGCGCTTCTCGTTGGTATTCGTCGTATTGGTTTCTCGAACGAACGGCAGCAGGATGAAGATAAGTTACTGGACCTTATGATTGCATTAGAGGCATTTAATTTAAATGAGGTCGGTTCACCTCAAGAACGTGGCGAGCTTCGCTTTCGTCTTGCTCTATATACGGCGAAATTTCTTGGAGGTGACGCAAGACAGCAAAGGCTAATATATAATTTGGTTCGGAAAGCATATGACCTTCGAAGCAAAGTAGTTCATGGTGAAGCGTTCAATCAGGAACAGAGAAACATAGTTAATCAAATCGCTGAAATAGCGCGAACCGTGGGGAGAAATCTATTAGATTTACACCAAAATGGCACAAAACCAGATTGGGAGAAATTGCTTGGCTTTAAGGAGTAG
- a CDS encoding conserved hypothetical protein (Evidence 4 : Unknown function but conserved in other organisms) encodes MKAINNYNLEEKLINDSVFVIGNVFGVKGKDIIVKINKDKNLPHLFFKGRAIKNVSVGLSNYIKILKGFTEIICKVEGEYLEEDKFQTNKEYTSERQRIDRFLNVSVFGFYDHDGKFQHGIKEMPLIGSECRLLSRDEFENLHQLSDNNELSIKLGSLIDEEIQEIRIAAGKLFSGHIGIFGNTGSGKSNTLARIYTELFNSESLKDDFVKKSRFIIIDFNGEYSKERDDQILTDKKIVYKLRTRDNKGDKYPIAKTEIEKLELLSILLDATEKTQQPFLHRAIDTSWFSKNNNNYEKEVKSITQKLKIILSKKDKNFNVPFLRKFVKDFESIGFQLVNAGKSVDDLKYNATTSGFYYGPRASAVYFENNESNFIGDSGYFKVAAPKKLRDLQKIQFKILDQYYYELLDGYINQEHIGPLMGRLKKRFDMLNKVVKAQSRIVKNHKNVRVIDLKNVNLEIKKVLPLLICKSSYDEQKKRRDKERENSLHIVIDEAHNILSESSTRESDSWKDYRLETFEEIIKEGRKFGVFLTVASQRPADISPTIISQLHNYFIHRLMNENDLRSINKAVSYLDKLSFDSISNLSVGCCFIAGHMTQFPLSVKVLLLEPNKRPQSETVNLDKLWNKNYITS; translated from the coding sequence ATGAAGGCAATAAATAATTATAATTTAGAAGAAAAGCTGATTAACGATTCGGTTTTTGTTATCGGAAATGTCTTTGGCGTTAAGGGCAAGGATATAATTGTTAAAATTAACAAAGACAAAAACCTTCCTCATTTATTTTTTAAGGGCAGGGCTATAAAAAACGTCTCCGTTGGACTTTCTAACTACATAAAAATCCTAAAGGGTTTTACAGAGATTATTTGTAAGGTTGAGGGCGAATATCTTGAAGAAGATAAATTTCAGACAAACAAAGAATATACTTCCGAAAGGCAGAGGATAGACCGTTTTCTCAATGTTTCCGTGTTTGGATTTTATGATCACGATGGTAAATTCCAACATGGTATAAAAGAAATGCCCCTCATTGGTAGCGAGTGCCGCCTTCTTTCAAGGGACGAGTTTGAAAATTTACATCAGCTATCTGATAATAATGAATTATCTATAAAATTAGGATCGCTGATAGATGAAGAAATACAAGAAATAAGGATTGCCGCGGGGAAATTATTCTCTGGCCACATAGGGATTTTTGGAAATACCGGATCTGGAAAATCTAATACATTAGCTCGAATCTACACCGAATTATTCAATTCTGAATCTCTCAAGGATGATTTTGTCAAGAAATCGCGATTTATTATTATTGATTTCAATGGAGAGTATTCAAAAGAGCGCGACGACCAAATTCTTACAGATAAAAAAATCGTTTACAAATTGAGGACGAGAGATAATAAAGGAGATAAGTATCCTATAGCTAAAACAGAGATTGAAAAACTGGAATTGTTGTCAATCCTGCTTGACGCTACCGAAAAGACACAGCAGCCATTTCTACACAGAGCGATTGATACCTCTTGGTTTAGCAAAAACAACAATAATTATGAAAAGGAAGTAAAAAGCATAACCCAAAAATTAAAAATCATTTTGAGTAAAAAGGACAAGAATTTTAATGTTCCGTTTCTAAGAAAGTTTGTGAAAGATTTTGAAAGTATAGGTTTTCAGTTGGTGAACGCTGGCAAATCGGTTGATGATTTGAAATACAATGCCACTACTTCTGGCTTTTACTATGGCCCCCGTGCGAGTGCGGTTTATTTTGAAAACAATGAATCTAATTTTATTGGCGACTCTGGATATTTTAAAGTCGCAGCTCCAAAGAAATTGCGCGACTTACAAAAAATTCAATTCAAGATACTGGATCAGTATTATTATGAACTGCTGGATGGCTATATCAATCAAGAACACATCGGCCCTTTAATGGGCAGATTGAAAAAACGATTTGATATGTTGAATAAAGTAGTAAAGGCGCAATCTCGGATAGTAAAAAATCATAAAAATGTCAGGGTTATTGATTTAAAAAATGTAAATCTGGAAATAAAAAAAGTTTTGCCCTTGCTGATTTGTAAATCGAGTTATGATGAGCAGAAGAAAAGACGCGATAAGGAGAGGGAAAATTCTTTACATATAGTTATAGATGAGGCACATAATATTCTATCAGAAAGCTCGACGAGAGAATCAGATTCCTGGAAGGATTATCGCCTGGAGACTTTTGAGGAAATTATTAAAGAGGGCAGAAAATTTGGTGTATTTCTTACAGTTGCAAGCCAAAGGCCAGCCGACATATCTCCTACTATTATTTCTCAATTGCATAATTATTTCATTCATCGATTGATGAATGAAAATGATCTGCGATCTATAAACAAAGCGGTTAGCTATCTAGATAAATTATCATTTGATTCAATTTCCAACTTGTCTGTTGGCTGTTGTTTTATAGCCGGCCACATGACTCAATTCCCCTTGTCCGTAAAAGTATTATTGTTAGAGCCAAACAAGCGACCTCAAAGTGAAACGGTTAATTTAGACAAGCTTTGGAATAAAAACTATATAACAAGCTAA
- a CDS encoding hypothetical protein (Evidence 5 : Unknown function) produces the protein MKRNAFKVADQRGLTLLEVLIASSVFMIGFTIMVFLLNQMQGRFSSKEMVLAYQLAKEEMEKTLAANNFESLTKTEIRSKISFFVERQITDNDGLVSIRINVTRAKTGKKLVTLYDEIFSR, from the coding sequence ATGAAAAGGAATGCTTTCAAGGTTGCAGATCAAAGAGGCTTGACCTTATTGGAGGTCTTAATTGCCTCCTCAGTCTTCATGATTGGCTTCACAATCATGGTCTTCCTGCTTAACCAGATGCAGGGCAGGTTTTCATCCAAGGAAATGGTTCTGGCCTATCAGCTGGCCAAAGAGGAAATGGAAAAAACGCTGGCTGCCAATAATTTTGAATCCCTGACAAAAACTGAGATTAGGTCAAAGATTTCATTTTTCGTTGAGCGGCAAATTACTGATAATGATGGACTGGTATCGATCAGAATTAATGTCACCAGAGCCAAAACCGGGAAAAAGCTGGTTACACTATATGACGAAATTTTTTCACGATAA
- a CDS encoding hypothetical protein (Evidence 5 : Unknown function) has translation MTKFFHDKLKSSTGAMLIEMLVAVFLVSLLMLSVVSSYLFVEKFLNRWKTTNSIYQEGQYITSMLMDDLAKCYKIVKPSPNTYGIILIDGDTVIYKADSLKILRNKRILNEPGIDILNLLIEKKSFSRITPDSILINGNVTFSENLALIRLELGAKDQVETLSCSVRMANENWVY, from the coding sequence ATGACGAAATTTTTTCACGATAAATTGAAGAGTTCTACCGGGGCAATGCTGATTGAAATGCTGGTAGCGGTTTTCTTGGTGTCACTTTTAATGCTGTCGGTTGTGTCTTCATATTTGTTTGTCGAAAAATTTCTGAACCGCTGGAAAACCACCAATTCCATATATCAGGAAGGCCAGTATATTACTTCCATGTTGATGGATGATTTGGCGAAATGCTATAAAATCGTTAAGCCTAGTCCAAATACTTATGGCATCATTCTGATTGACGGTGATACTGTAATATATAAAGCCGATTCGCTGAAAATATTGAGGAACAAGCGAATCTTGAATGAGCCCGGTATTGATATTCTCAATCTCCTCATTGAAAAAAAATCCTTTTCCAGGATAACCCCGGATAGTATATTGATAAATGGTAACGTGACCTTTTCAGAAAATCTCGCTTTGATAAGGCTGGAACTGGGCGCTAAAGATCAGGTGGAGACTCTCTCTTGTAGTGTAAGGATGGCCAATGAAAATTGGGTTTACTAA
- a CDS encoding conserved hypothetical protein (Evidence 4 : Unknown function but conserved in other organisms): MKSIDKKELREIIQSGHLNLLIGSACSLNYLSTLQDIEKRMNEEGTREAAQKDYYKLIKKSKAIINIDFETEPSEKDKLKATKNIYDSFLGLWVEIISNRSLHIVNKQVNIVTTNFDMFIEDSCERLNIPYNDGFAGQINPIFNAANFNKIQKYKSLQFDNTSDIPLFNIIKLHGSVSWFIKKGKISYSDCSHIPDDLDGKNGEDFNKGYGKIAVINPNAEKHFETVLDTNYAAMLRKFTLELEKENGVLIIVGFSLADKHIKDLLYGVMKSNPTLVVIYFAHSNYNSTTDSLKEKENKNLYILSPLDEAKQTFEISTKYLQSIFTNQNTEMHEGNK; encoded by the coding sequence ATGAAAAGTATAGACAAGAAAGAATTACGGGAAATTATTCAAAGCGGACACTTAAATCTGCTTATCGGTTCTGCTTGTTCATTAAATTACCTCTCGACTTTACAGGACATAGAAAAGCGAATGAATGAGGAAGGCACTCGCGAGGCGGCTCAGAAGGATTATTATAAACTAATAAAAAAATCCAAAGCAATTATAAATATTGATTTCGAAACAGAACCCAGTGAAAAAGATAAACTTAAGGCAACCAAGAATATTTATGATTCGTTTCTCGGCTTATGGGTTGAAATTATATCAAATAGATCGCTCCATATCGTCAATAAACAGGTCAACATTGTTACAACCAACTTCGATATGTTTATTGAAGATTCCTGTGAGCGGTTAAATATACCTTATAATGATGGTTTTGCGGGACAAATAAATCCCATTTTTAACGCGGCGAATTTTAACAAAATACAGAAATATAAAAGTCTACAATTTGACAACACTTCCGATATTCCATTGTTCAACATAATCAAGTTGCACGGATCAGTTTCATGGTTTATCAAAAAAGGAAAAATCAGCTATTCAGACTGTTCTCACATTCCTGACGACTTGGATGGCAAAAATGGCGAGGATTTTAATAAGGGTTATGGCAAGATCGCCGTAATTAACCCGAATGCAGAAAAGCATTTTGAAACCGTCCTTGATACGAATTATGCAGCAATGCTTCGTAAATTTACTTTGGAGCTCGAAAAAGAAAATGGCGTATTAATAATTGTCGGCTTTTCCTTGGCCGACAAACATATCAAGGATCTGCTTTACGGGGTAATGAAGTCCAATCCCACTTTAGTCGTAATCTATTTTGCCCATTCAAATTATAACTCAACCACTGATTCCCTAAAGGAGAAGGAAAATAAAAACCTTTATATTCTATCTCCCTTGGACGAGGCCAAACAGACTTTTGAGATAAGCACTAAGTATCTTCAGAGTATTTTTACAAATCAAAATACAGAAATGCATGAAGGCAATAAATAA
- a CDS encoding putative Crossover junction endodeoxyribonuclease RuvC (Evidence 3 : Putative function from multiple computational evidences) gives MKKKTSLLAIDPGFREMGFAHFEGIELVDYGVKVLRRSKSSRRPLMILARVMDRLIYEKSPSVLALEKNCFSIRHPGIQVVDAIQVIKRKAFQNNIHIYEYAASTIKKSITGDGRATKRLISKVISANIPELKAYKISNCHWKEIYYQNMFDAVACGLTHLNFSRNNQVENHEIKN, from the coding sequence ATGAAAAAGAAAACTAGTCTTTTGGCCATAGATCCGGGATTTCGTGAAATGGGCTTTGCTCATTTTGAGGGTATAGAATTAGTTGATTATGGCGTGAAAGTACTGCGGCGATCAAAATCAAGTCGGCGTCCGCTTATGATATTGGCCCGCGTTATGGACAGATTGATTTATGAAAAATCCCCATCAGTGTTAGCTCTTGAGAAAAATTGCTTTTCAATAAGGCATCCCGGGATACAAGTGGTTGATGCAATTCAGGTTATAAAAAGAAAGGCTTTTCAAAATAATATTCATATTTATGAATATGCCGCCAGCACAATCAAAAAATCCATAACCGGAGACGGCAGGGCTACAAAACGCCTCATTTCCAAGGTTATTTCTGCAAATATTCCAGAACTTAAAGCATATAAAATCTCAAACTGTCATTGGAAGGAAATTTACTATCAAAATATGTTTGACGCTGTCGCCTGTGGATTGACCCATTTAAATTTCTCTAGGAATAACCAAGTCGAAAATCATGAAATCAAGAATTAA
- a CDS encoding hypothetical protein (Evidence 5 : Unknown function), whose product MRAKLIEVVKKALGTSIFISWTSIGKEEFGWQGLSLSNGLIMSGLIQDVYVIRENQFMKIALG is encoded by the coding sequence TTGAGAGCGAAATTGATAGAAGTAGTAAAGAAGGCATTAGGAACCTCAATATTTATTTCATGGACGTCTATCGGAAAGGAAGAATTTGGGTGGCAAGGGTTAAGCTTAAGTAATGGATTAATTATGAGTGGCCTAATACAGGATGTCTATGTAATTAGAGAAAATCAATTCATGAAAATAGCACTTGGTTAA